GACAATTTAATTGAAATCATTAATGATGTTTCAAAGGAAAAAGGTTTGGACCGTGATAAACTCATCCACTTGGTTGAGGAAGCAATTGTTCAGGCTGCGAAGAAAAAATTACCTTATCAAGTTATCGAAGGTCATCTGAATCCGAAAACTGGTCAAATTGAATTATTTCAGTATAAAGAAGTGGTTGATGACTTGGATGATCCAAACAATGAAATTTCACTGGAAGAAGCCTTGGAAATGGATCCCTCAGCCGTTTTGGGGGACGAAGTTGAATATGAAATTGAAGAAAAAGAATTTTTAAGGATTGCACAATCTGCAAGACAGTTGATTTTCAAAAGAATCAAAGAAGCGGAACGAGAGAACATTGTTGAAACTTTTCTGAGTAAAAAAGGTGAAATTCTGACGGGAACTGTTGTTCGGACAGAATCGAACGGTCGGGTTGCCATTAATTTCATGAACAAAACAGAAGCTTATCTGTTTCCTAAAGAACAAATTCCTGGTGAAGTTTTTCGATATGGAGATCATATCCGTGTTTACTTAATGGATATCAACAATGATCCACAAAAAACATCTCAACTCTCCATTTCAAGAACACATCCAGGACTGCTTATCAAACTTTTTGAAATGGAAGTTCCAGAAATTTTTGATGGTATAGTCAAAATAGTGACCGCTGCCAGAGAACCAGGAAAACGGGCCAAAATATCTGTTTATACGAATGATCCTGATGTAGATCCTGTCGGAGCGTGTGTTGGAATGAAAGGAAATCGGGTTCAAGTGATTGTCAATGAACTACAGGGAGAAAAAATTGACATCATCCGTTGGAGTGATGATTTAAACGAATATCTACAAAATGCGTTGAATCCAGCAGAAATCACTAAAATGGAAATGAAGGAAAACGGAGATATCAATGTATGGGTCGAAGCGGATCAATTATCTCTGGCCATTGGAAAGCAAGGACAAAATGTTCGCTTGGCATCAAAACTTATTGGCAAAAAAATTAATGTATCGTCTGTGAATGACCATCAAGGAGCTTCGATTGAAGAACAACTAGCTTATGAACTGGTAAAGCAGAAGGAAATGAATGAGTTGGCTGCTGAGATGAAAAGTGAAGAAAAATTGTCAGAAATTTCTGCAGAATCAGGAAAATAATATCCTGCATTTTTACTTAATTAAAGATAGCAAATCGTTGATCAGACATGATTAACATCACATTTATGAGGAAAAGTTTATGACAAAGATGAGAGTGTTTGAACTGGCTAAGGAACTTAATCTGCCAGCCAAACAGCTACTCCTGCGAATTCAGAAAATGGGGTATGACGTTTCAAGTAACTTTAACGTATTGTCTGAGGAACATATTCAGGAAATTCAGGACAGGTTACAAAAAAAATCACAGGCCTCCGGGGGCGCAACCACACCAACTTCAAGTGGGGGAAGGATTACATCTTCTCGTAGCAGTGAATCGTCAAACAGCGACACTTTGGCAAAACATCCAAGAAGAATCAGAAAATCGTCACGTACTGATGAAGAATCTCATGAAACTGATTCTCAGAATACTGAGGAATTGCTGGGTGTGGCTGTTGAAACTAGTGAACCCTTCATCGAAGATACCACCACAAAAACAGAAGAACCGGTTTCTCCTACTGAATCGTCTGAAGCAATAGTTCCTGTTGAGAAAAATCCTCCACCAGAGCAAGCGACGCCAGTTTCAGAACTATCCCCTGTAGACAATACTATTGAAATAGTTCAAGAAGTAGTTCAGCCTGAAACGATTTCTGTTAGCAAAATACAAGAAATCGATAGTACAAAATCCCTTGATGAACAGAAAAAAAAGAAACCTAAGGGAAAAACACTCATTGAAGAAGAATTATTAGACAATGAACTTCTTGACAGTAAAAAGAACAAAATTCTTCCCAAAGAATTTAAAAAAGATAAAAAACCAGCATTTATTGATCCCAGAGCAAAAGACATACGCATTAAAACTTTTCAGGAAGAAGAAGAGTTTGTTGTAAGGCGTAAAGCAAACAAGTTTGATCGTAAGAGACAGAAGGAGGTTATCGAGCCTGAAGTCACCAAACATGTTTTCAATCCAAGAAAAAAGAATGTTAAGGTTGGAAACAATATTGTGGTGTCTGAATTTGCGGGAATGATTGGTATTAAAGTTCAGGAAATCATAAAAAAACTTTTTTTAATGGGAATTCCAGCGACTATCAACCAGAGTATTCCCGGAGAAACAGCCGCTTTGATTGCCACCGAGTTTAACATTGATGTAGAAGTTGAAACGTTCAATCTGGAAGATGCCCTGGAAGATCCCTCACAGGAAAATTTGGTAGAATGTCCTCGAGCACCCATTGTTACAGTGATGGGACATGTGGATCATGGGAAAACATCATTGCTTGATAAAATCAGATCCAGTCGCGTGACGCTGGGTGAAGCCGGCGGCATCACTCAACACATTGGAGCATATCACGTAGCCACAGAAGTTGGAAATATCACTTTTCTGGATACACCTGGACACGAGGCTTTCACAGCAATGCGGGCACGGGGAGCCAATGTTACAGATATTGTTATTCTTGTTGTTGCCGCGGATGATGGCGTTCAACCTCAAACAATTGAAGCCATTCATCATGCTCAAGCTGCTGAAGTACCAATCATTGTTGCTGTGAATAAGATTGATCGCCCGCAGGCTAATCCTGCAAGAATTCGGCAGGAATTGCTGGAACATGGCTTGATCGCTGAGGAATTAGGTGGAGAAACAATTTTTGTTCATGTCTCTGCAAAAAGCGGTGAAGGCATGGATCATCTACTGGAAATGATCCAGATTCAGGCGGAAGTCCTGGAACTGAAAGCACCAATAGATGGAGATGCACGAGGAATTATTGTTGAATCAAAAGTCAGCAAGGGACGTGGTCCTGTTGGAACAGTGCTTGTTACATCCGGTACACTCAAGGTGGGTGATTATTTTGTGGTGGGGCAAACCTTTGGCCGGATACGCGCAATGTTCAATGATCAGGGAAAATCACTGAAAAATGCAGTGCCGGCAATACCCGTTGAAATTGTCGGTTTTAATGAAGTGCCAGAAACCGGTGAAAAATTCTTTGTGTTAACCGACGAAAAAAGAACACGTCAAATTGCTGAGGAAAGGGCAAAGAAAACCAAGGAAAGTGTCGCCGTTCAACAACAAAAAATGCATTTAGACACCTTGTTTAGCAAAATAGGTGCTGACGCACATGTTGAACTGAAAATCCTGATAAAAGCCGATGTTCAAGGCTCCTCTGAAGCTTTGCAAAGTTCCTTGAAACAATTGGGGAATGAGCATGTTTCGGTAAGATTTATTCACAGCGCGGTTGGAAGCATCACTGAAACAGATGTTGTCCTGGCCGCAGCTTCGGATGCCATTATCATTGGCTTCAATGTCCGGCCTGACAGTAAAGCCAGAGAAGTGATCTCCCGGGAAGGTGTTGATGTAAGGCTTTATAGTATTATCTATGATGCCATTGATGAGATCAAAGCCGCACTCGAAGGTTTACTAAAACCCATTATCCGGGAAGAAGTTATTGGTCATTGTGTTGTCAGAAAAGTATACACGCTTGCCAAACAGAATATTATTTTGGGATGCTATGTGACTGATGGAAAAGTGATCCGTGGTGCTCATGCAAGGTTGATTCGAAATAATATAATTTTGCACGATGGAGCAATCAACTCGCTAAGACGTTTCAAGGATGAAGTGAAAGAAGTTCTGAATAATTATGAATGCGGTATGACCTTTTCCTATGAAGACGTAAAAGAAGAAGATACTTTCGAAATCTATCAAAAAGTAGAAGAAGCCGCAAAATTATAGTTCTGAGTTGAAAGGCCAATCATGAGAAGTCATCGCGTTGGAAGTATGAGCGCTATGGTTCATAAAAAGCTTTCGGAAATATTATTTCGAAAAAGCAAAGATCCGCGTTTTCAGCGAGTGACCATCAGCAGAGTTGAAATGGATATGGACAGCACTTATGCCAAAATCTATATTGCGATGTTTCCGCCCGAACATGTTGAGGATGTTGTTATATCCTTAAATAAAGCAGCAGGATTTTTCAGTTCTCATTTGGGAAAGACACTCCATACCAGACACACACCCAAACTGGTATTTGTTTATGACCATGGTTTTGATGATTCAATGCAAATTGATTCGATCCTCAGGGAAAATCACTTGAATGACCAGGGAAAATCACAGGAAAATCAGGAGCAAGAATAGCTTTGCTGATTATTAATATTGATAAACCGGTAGGTTGGACATCCACGGATGTTGTACGTTTTTCAAAAAAGCAATTGAATGAAAAAAAAGCAGGTCATTTAGGAACACTCGACCCGATGGCGAGTGGTGTATTGCCTGTTTTTTTAGGAAAATCAACTAAACTGATTCATTTGTTTGAAAATATTGGAAAAACATACGAGGCTACATTTCGTTTGGGTATCAGGACAGATACTTTTGATGCTACAGGGATAACAGTAGAAGAAAAAGATCCTTCACACATAACACTTGAACAGTTGAAAACTGTTATCAAGAAATATGAGGGAATCAATGCGCAATTGACCCCAATTTATTCAGCCGTCAAATTTCAAGGCGTTCCAGCATATCGGCTGGCTCGAGCTGGAAAAGAAGTTCACAGGAAACAGCGTCAAATCATCATTGATGAATTAACACTTCTCGATACTGGTATGTTTCCAGAAATACGGTTACGAATACAGTGTTCTAAAGGAACATATATTCGTACTCTGGCAGATGATATGGGACTGGATCTTGGTGTTGGTGCACATATGACACAATTGCGGAGAATCGCATGTGGCTCAGTGTTTACCATGGAAAATATCAGCAGTATTGACGCATTGCGTGATAAACAAAATTTATTGCGGCTTGATCCGCTAGATCTTCTTTCTCATTTACCAACCTTGTCTGTAAATGAGGATGAAATCGCTTGTTTAAGTCATGGCCAAGCCATCTCTGCGCATGAAATCCAATCGGATCTCATGACAGAGAATCAACAGGTCAAGGTGATTGATAAAAATAAGCGTCTGGTTGCTATTGGATGTATCACAATTAGTGAAGGCATAAAATTTAATCCTTTCAAAGTTTTCATATAGGAGCAACATGCTGACCAATGAAGAAAAAAAACTTATAGTTCAAAAATATGGCAAAGATGAAAAAGACACAGGCTCACCTGAAGTACAGATTGCTATCTTGACAGCCCGTATCAATTATTTGACAGGCCATTTTAAACAACAACCTAAAGATTTTGATTCAAGACGAGGCCTGCTCAAATTGGTTGGGCAGCGAAGAAGTTTGCTTGAATATCTGAAAAAAGGCAGTGTTGATCGTTACAGTACCCTGATTGAACAATTAGGGATTCGTAAATAAACAGCACTGTGCGGTAATCTCCGTAAAGTGTTTTGGTTTTGCTGATAAGTCCGGATCAGCGTTTATCTCAAGGAGTATGATTTCATGAATATTATTGAAACGGAATTTGCGGGAACAACCTTGTCTCTGGAAACGGGGAGAATGGCAAAGCAAACCAATGGTTCAGTATTGGTTAAATATGGTGAGACAACAGTACTGGTAACAGCGACTGCTGAAAAAGGAAATGGTTCCCAATCTGATTTCTTCCCACTATCGGTACATTTTGTTCAAAAAATGTATGCAGCAGGTAGAATTCCCGGGGGGTTCTTTAAAAGAGAAGGGCGCTTGTCCGATCAAGAAACGTTAACCTCACGTTTTATTGATCGACCCTTGAGACCGTTATTTGATCCAGCTTTTTTTGCGGAAACAGTCGTGGTTGCGACTGTCTTAAGCTATGATGATCAGAACGCTCCTGATGTTGCCGCATTGGTTGGTGCCTCTGCCGCCCTACTGATTTCAGATATTCCTTATTATAAACCAGTGGCAGGTATTCGGGTTGGATATGTTGAAGGTAACTTTGTCGCCAATCCAACATCAGAGCAATTATTCATCAGTGAGTTGGATATTTTTATGGCAGGCTCTCGTGATGCGATTATCATGGTAGAAGGGGAT
This is a stretch of genomic DNA from SAR324 cluster bacterium. It encodes these proteins:
- the nusA gene encoding transcription termination factor NusA; this translates as MKDNLIEIINDVSKEKGLDRDKLIHLVEEAIVQAAKKKLPYQVIEGHLNPKTGQIELFQYKEVVDDLDDPNNEISLEEALEMDPSAVLGDEVEYEIEEKEFLRIAQSARQLIFKRIKEAERENIVETFLSKKGEILTGTVVRTESNGRVAINFMNKTEAYLFPKEQIPGEVFRYGDHIRVYLMDINNDPQKTSQLSISRTHPGLLIKLFEMEVPEIFDGIVKIVTAAREPGKRAKISVYTNDPDVDPVGACVGMKGNRVQVIVNELQGEKIDIIRWSDDLNEYLQNALNPAEITKMEMKENGDINVWVEADQLSLAIGKQGQNVRLASKLIGKKINVSSVNDHQGASIEEQLAYELVKQKEMNELAAEMKSEEKLSEISAESGK
- the infB gene encoding translation initiation factor IF-2 — protein: MTKMRVFELAKELNLPAKQLLLRIQKMGYDVSSNFNVLSEEHIQEIQDRLQKKSQASGGATTPTSSGGRITSSRSSESSNSDTLAKHPRRIRKSSRTDEESHETDSQNTEELLGVAVETSEPFIEDTTTKTEEPVSPTESSEAIVPVEKNPPPEQATPVSELSPVDNTIEIVQEVVQPETISVSKIQEIDSTKSLDEQKKKKPKGKTLIEEELLDNELLDSKKNKILPKEFKKDKKPAFIDPRAKDIRIKTFQEEEEFVVRRKANKFDRKRQKEVIEPEVTKHVFNPRKKNVKVGNNIVVSEFAGMIGIKVQEIIKKLFLMGIPATINQSIPGETAALIATEFNIDVEVETFNLEDALEDPSQENLVECPRAPIVTVMGHVDHGKTSLLDKIRSSRVTLGEAGGITQHIGAYHVATEVGNITFLDTPGHEAFTAMRARGANVTDIVILVVAADDGVQPQTIEAIHHAQAAEVPIIVAVNKIDRPQANPARIRQELLEHGLIAEELGGETIFVHVSAKSGEGMDHLLEMIQIQAEVLELKAPIDGDARGIIVESKVSKGRGPVGTVLVTSGTLKVGDYFVVGQTFGRIRAMFNDQGKSLKNAVPAIPVEIVGFNEVPETGEKFFVLTDEKRTRQIAEERAKKTKESVAVQQQKMHLDTLFSKIGADAHVELKILIKADVQGSSEALQSSLKQLGNEHVSVRFIHSAVGSITETDVVLAAASDAIIIGFNVRPDSKAREVISREGVDVRLYSIIYDAIDEIKAALEGLLKPIIREEVIGHCVVRKVYTLAKQNIILGCYVTDGKVIRGAHARLIRNNIILHDGAINSLRRFKDEVKEVLNNYECGMTFSYEDVKEEDTFEIYQKVEEAAKL
- the rbfA gene encoding 30S ribosome-binding factor RbfA, whose protein sequence is MSAMVHKKLSEILFRKSKDPRFQRVTISRVEMDMDSTYAKIYIAMFPPEHVEDVVISLNKAAGFFSSHLGKTLHTRHTPKLVFVYDHGFDDSMQIDSILRENHLNDQGKSQENQEQE
- the truB gene encoding tRNA pseudouridine(55) synthase TruB, which encodes MLIINIDKPVGWTSTDVVRFSKKQLNEKKAGHLGTLDPMASGVLPVFLGKSTKLIHLFENIGKTYEATFRLGIRTDTFDATGITVEEKDPSHITLEQLKTVIKKYEGINAQLTPIYSAVKFQGVPAYRLARAGKEVHRKQRQIIIDELTLLDTGMFPEIRLRIQCSKGTYIRTLADDMGLDLGVGAHMTQLRRIACGSVFTMENISSIDALRDKQNLLRLDPLDLLSHLPTLSVNEDEIACLSHGQAISAHEIQSDLMTENQQVKVIDKNKRLVAIGCITISEGIKFNPFKVFI
- the rpsO gene encoding 30S ribosomal protein S15; this translates as MLTNEEKKLIVQKYGKDEKDTGSPEVQIAILTARINYLTGHFKQQPKDFDSRRGLLKLVGQRRSLLEYLKKGSVDRYSTLIEQLGIRK